In Luteolibacter sp. Y139, the following proteins share a genomic window:
- a CDS encoding tetratricopeptide repeat protein, with protein sequence MINRKVILILAACVFPLSAGEIPEKAERYRTMLLKKPENPVLFGRMLDAWLEEKELEALKPELEERAKAGAAADWRLLAVYHEHSGDEAAALKALDEAVKLAPQDAATRLARGKALGVALRFDAALEDLAVAAKDKELGVEAGTLRGKILARAGRPAEAVKAWKELIAANPADEGLKEDLVELEIGEGMLEEAVTAARELAEKTDDPYKKALRHLQVAEILAQAGKKEDSLKEYRDVFAVSAEGSWLEREVLARAGALFSREDDSAGLKEFLGGLREAYPRRVAVKKEAAKAMLAGGEEDEAIAMFREVLKVMPGDREVREEFIGLLEGAERPKEASEELAALLETAKGDVALWERMAALKKALKDDAGLKDALDKAIALTPDDEAGQVARARLLERFEKFGDAEKILREAIAKHGKGGEAGEALATFLVAREKGDDAVALWKEMAAAADREGLLRIARSLAANGKSSEAFAMLQPRVKDFPNDPLLLAALCQAAQLSDKPESAIPQAMELVRQAKSPTDLDTALRLASSLIARAEEPKKWLDELASKQDLTLPERCLLSEIHETLGDSIAAEKVLKDAMAGDDSLLAATQRVRLHEIRGDMDKAIAAMREMMALPGGMKTAHVKKLVELLERDGDSAKALEATNEWLKLAPGDKAAWTKRAELLLGDGRPAEAVAELRRALAKFGGEEELREKLADAQREAGMMEEAWRSFTALYDEAESPASKLKWAAGLARMAETEGKEEELISDFRRRARDNPSSPLPLLALADMYREWQLPDEEQKCVAEASRRKPDDSQLKFRMADLQETSGNADASADILRGMLGGADAPEARRRLSSFWIRQGETERALRELAESGKSSDARAVEKLVMPLARAKEWEAAATVLARETVAYPDDWRLAYLYAVVLLEGGKKDEALGRFAALLEADGDLKTPVPAVPQNRYNYPGMNPTAKKPVVSHKAMPEFYQYQSQVMSFKDPDRYGYYGGTQPGDVPLPVSADALRRMALAQLFQAAKDDKEKRPAILAKVASSHFEDLDSFKRVFFLDAEELKALVLSDKAKPDDFRWYFQLSSSQPNRSKPDKDFNAVIQRGIDLVSKDDPELAFWMANRLPLDGDDGVGEKGARQRIELFKRLDEEKQKNNFYQIQSVAFGGDKVPAEVKAEAEKLFLAGLEKMDGGLTGNYYAMELAGRWIRDGQLERGIEWLNRMNAEMKRDPVKAQQAANRYRMNYYGYMGGSGNRQAYPQVLAEISPQVYGLLGNRNNNGGQMTEKNRQLLKLLGDTETNYPGQTPQKPVDIEGLAALASKVEDRVQRICIYEPAGKTKEVEREIAAIEAAPDAKLEELLLASYFYAKKSPEKSYALLLKARDLGDNSPWRERVEQELVTTGVALAKAQAKDVDLEPARRAALRMRKSVSFNQEMKGQLAGWMKELGMEDESKRFVSGPANGFVNRAMRNRYGISRSSPSRQKTAEDAGRLAKDGKREAAARLLLASLRQMATNPNASYETERLMSNVKSLKLEKEMVRLSAPVGEASYNRRRDHALLLISLEQKADAEPLLRKLAEEKPDDVMVKTALYSVLKPEEQLKQAKELAKGNFDEEMISSLFATWMRGNTAAKKFDGLEAMTGLLENLEPSFKNDRNLSWVNYLMAQLVSDDSMDVQLTSLFKKQEGNGEQYNKEQSQRREELCKRMFRAMVRHPQTAEQGFVLLSGTREVLGATPEELDAAALSAMRLVIRIEPPPVSRRYYSNRRGYLWSWVRGNSSSGGNRPQGLMPSAWLAQRATQGKVMEPYDKEFILGLAKEGGDWAKTIETCEAIVAAPGLAKFEEWKKTAAERSQQSTVELEWISRTAAAAKRDDLKGAIEDFMCEGLRQGTYDSQSFAQELAQSVEDARDPAARMAALRRLTTKILGPEEAWPLYAELRNGGYYMQGPNQRMNAFQNIWSSFNGNEVTAVCAMRFAAGYGLTGGGSLNWYQILENSNGNVPAASRMLNAGYFAPGPEVVADPKDGNGKSMLDYGLNRLKQRDGAPKLGEELMKVEGADRFWARIFGAILANKPEVAYAELDRESATIAKWSAEARQDLWGFIATWLPEAPTKASASVRKQLTENLKQGDGEAKKKAEQYLKDGIPQDGRSSYSSDSEIQQLVSRLVSGNAELAAKLWDKALEQMRGSSQGWSSSSGGFTNTQDTYAHAQLMDLLLNRKIPLKDLCEFLAAFSKQPSASKLGEYESNFSYYLDRIFQDEIKRRDAEIKKLKLADGLPTSAGLYTLLIKDTPAELRGIMGALVINRIRNQSPWNYPNGWQEKLSAWTADLKKTDPVFANAVKLAVLAGAGDRPNDAAKADFKASFAAFVAEAKIPIELKFDTVVGLLYERPSSQLDDPACAKAMADFLCSYLTPDRTWAGYQSVPALNNFASWKSISKEDAKRLLDAFQKSRVDFANGSGEEDKAHGLITALNLSLALGAGDAEGIARAARTGSGVRGRLDLAVRLWQGGLGDSAKMLIARPGEYHQAMRAVVLGEKIEGQQLPPFSKESEAALPGWLKVIEDPAQGFRVECLISALPDAKDAAAPSVKRSDRLVSLAKRFAAEAPKPRVSRLESLAALAVEPACASILDSEIEAVTRGTDLGALVMTTTHSNYNGGPIDREEQAVMEILLRRSIQAQLEQSGDASRLIKQVESIQVISGGNNEYYAGQQMDRFFDPQATLLIRRIYELEGDKKKAAAAQALKLCEVLLGFDQRDMQRDAIALGIMSQLAGGDGSAFDRWLDGLPPDTRKRYDQVRKQHSLAQAFPTIHEPPLTDAAYEKPRRDLLAAMLTDPATLKREITHPTVLSGLLDSKAFTREDIFAVVDALPADHPMKAKFLTEKAGIIGWRSDEKENAIKGFDAADAAAKASGDAKSAAYARAYRAKYLEDRQQKTAEAAAIAKEIKPDDLDEKERKWMEDLIKKAETKK encoded by the coding sequence ATGATAAACCGGAAAGTTATCCTCATTCTGGCTGCGTGCGTCTTCCCCCTGAGCGCTGGTGAGATTCCGGAAAAGGCGGAGCGCTACCGGACGATGCTGCTCAAGAAGCCGGAAAACCCGGTGCTGTTCGGCCGCATGTTGGATGCGTGGCTTGAGGAGAAGGAACTCGAGGCGCTGAAGCCGGAGTTGGAGGAGCGGGCGAAGGCGGGTGCGGCGGCGGACTGGCGTTTGCTGGCGGTTTATCATGAGCATTCGGGCGACGAGGCGGCGGCGTTGAAAGCGCTCGATGAAGCGGTGAAGCTGGCTCCTCAGGATGCGGCGACCCGGTTAGCACGCGGCAAGGCGCTCGGAGTGGCGCTGCGGTTCGATGCCGCGCTGGAAGACCTGGCTGTGGCGGCGAAGGACAAGGAACTCGGTGTCGAAGCAGGAACCTTGCGCGGCAAGATCCTCGCGCGCGCCGGCCGACCCGCGGAGGCGGTGAAGGCGTGGAAGGAACTCATCGCCGCGAATCCGGCCGACGAGGGACTGAAGGAGGATTTGGTAGAGCTCGAGATCGGCGAAGGCATGCTCGAGGAAGCGGTGACCGCAGCCCGCGAGCTGGCGGAGAAAACGGATGATCCCTACAAGAAGGCGCTGCGGCACCTGCAAGTCGCGGAGATCCTGGCTCAGGCGGGAAAGAAGGAAGACTCGCTGAAGGAATATCGCGATGTCTTCGCCGTTTCGGCGGAAGGATCGTGGCTCGAACGCGAGGTATTGGCTCGTGCGGGTGCACTGTTTTCGCGCGAGGATGACTCGGCGGGCTTGAAGGAATTCCTCGGCGGCTTGCGCGAGGCTTATCCGCGTCGCGTGGCGGTGAAGAAGGAAGCGGCGAAGGCGATGCTGGCCGGGGGTGAGGAGGACGAGGCGATCGCGATGTTCCGCGAGGTGCTCAAGGTGATGCCCGGCGACCGCGAGGTGCGGGAGGAATTCATCGGCTTGTTAGAAGGAGCGGAGCGGCCGAAGGAAGCCTCGGAGGAGTTGGCGGCCTTGCTCGAAACAGCGAAGGGCGACGTCGCCCTCTGGGAGCGGATGGCGGCGCTCAAGAAGGCACTGAAGGATGACGCAGGGCTGAAGGACGCGCTCGACAAGGCGATCGCGCTGACGCCGGATGACGAGGCCGGGCAGGTGGCGCGGGCGCGTTTGTTAGAGCGGTTCGAGAAGTTCGGCGACGCGGAGAAGATCTTGCGCGAGGCGATCGCGAAGCACGGCAAGGGAGGTGAGGCGGGCGAAGCGCTGGCGACATTCCTGGTGGCTCGCGAGAAGGGCGATGATGCCGTGGCGCTTTGGAAAGAAATGGCCGCGGCGGCGGACCGCGAGGGGCTGTTGCGGATCGCGCGCTCGCTGGCGGCGAATGGCAAGTCGAGCGAGGCCTTCGCGATGCTGCAGCCGCGGGTGAAGGATTTCCCGAATGATCCGCTTTTGCTCGCGGCGCTGTGCCAGGCGGCGCAGCTCAGCGACAAGCCGGAGTCCGCGATTCCCCAGGCGATGGAGCTGGTGAGGCAGGCGAAATCCCCGACGGATCTGGACACGGCCTTGCGGCTTGCAAGTTCGCTGATCGCACGGGCGGAAGAGCCGAAGAAGTGGCTGGATGAATTGGCGTCCAAGCAGGATCTCACGCTGCCGGAGCGGTGCTTGCTTTCCGAGATCCACGAGACGCTGGGCGACAGCATCGCGGCGGAGAAAGTCCTGAAGGATGCGATGGCCGGGGATGACAGCCTGTTGGCGGCGACGCAGCGGGTGCGGCTTCACGAAATCCGCGGTGACATGGACAAGGCGATCGCGGCGATGCGCGAGATGATGGCGCTGCCCGGCGGGATGAAGACCGCGCACGTGAAGAAGCTGGTGGAACTGTTAGAGCGGGACGGGGATTCCGCAAAGGCGCTGGAGGCGACCAATGAATGGCTGAAGCTCGCACCGGGTGACAAGGCGGCGTGGACCAAGCGTGCCGAGCTTTTACTGGGCGACGGGCGGCCGGCGGAAGCGGTGGCGGAGCTGCGGCGTGCGCTGGCGAAATTCGGTGGCGAGGAGGAGCTGCGCGAGAAGCTTGCGGATGCGCAGCGCGAGGCCGGGATGATGGAGGAGGCGTGGCGGAGTTTCACGGCACTTTATGACGAGGCGGAGTCGCCTGCATCGAAGTTGAAATGGGCCGCGGGTTTGGCGCGGATGGCGGAGACCGAGGGCAAGGAGGAAGAACTCATTTCCGACTTCCGGCGTCGCGCCCGTGACAATCCTTCGTCGCCGCTGCCCTTGCTGGCACTGGCCGACATGTATCGCGAATGGCAGCTTCCGGATGAAGAGCAGAAGTGCGTGGCGGAAGCCTCGCGTCGCAAGCCGGACGATTCCCAGCTGAAGTTCCGCATGGCGGATCTGCAGGAGACGTCGGGGAATGCGGATGCTTCGGCGGATATCCTGCGCGGGATGCTGGGTGGTGCGGATGCACCCGAGGCGCGGCGCCGGCTTTCCTCCTTCTGGATTCGCCAGGGAGAGACCGAGCGTGCCCTGCGCGAGCTGGCGGAGAGCGGGAAGTCTTCCGACGCGCGCGCGGTCGAGAAGCTGGTGATGCCGCTGGCGCGTGCGAAGGAATGGGAAGCGGCAGCCACCGTGCTGGCGCGCGAGACGGTCGCGTATCCGGATGATTGGCGGCTCGCCTACTTGTATGCGGTGGTTTTGTTAGAAGGTGGGAAGAAGGACGAGGCGCTCGGTCGCTTTGCCGCGCTGCTGGAGGCCGACGGAGATCTCAAGACCCCGGTGCCGGCGGTTCCCCAGAATCGATACAACTACCCCGGGATGAATCCCACGGCGAAGAAGCCAGTGGTTTCCCACAAGGCGATGCCGGAGTTCTACCAGTATCAGTCGCAGGTGATGAGCTTCAAGGACCCGGACCGCTATGGATACTATGGCGGGACGCAGCCGGGCGACGTGCCGCTGCCGGTGTCCGCGGATGCGCTGCGGCGGATGGCGCTGGCGCAGCTCTTCCAGGCAGCGAAGGATGACAAGGAGAAGCGGCCGGCGATCCTCGCGAAGGTCGCGTCCAGCCACTTCGAGGACTTGGATTCCTTCAAGCGCGTCTTCTTCCTCGATGCGGAAGAGTTGAAAGCGCTGGTGCTGAGCGACAAGGCGAAGCCCGATGATTTCCGCTGGTACTTCCAGCTCTCCTCCTCGCAGCCGAACCGGAGCAAACCGGACAAGGACTTCAACGCGGTGATCCAGCGTGGCATCGACCTAGTTTCGAAGGATGATCCGGAACTTGCCTTCTGGATGGCGAACCGGTTGCCGCTGGATGGTGATGATGGCGTCGGCGAAAAGGGAGCGCGGCAACGGATCGAGCTTTTCAAGCGGCTCGATGAAGAGAAGCAGAAGAACAATTTCTATCAGATCCAGAGCGTTGCCTTCGGCGGTGACAAGGTGCCGGCCGAGGTGAAGGCGGAGGCGGAGAAGCTTTTCCTCGCCGGACTCGAGAAGATGGACGGCGGACTGACGGGAAACTACTACGCCATGGAGTTGGCAGGCCGCTGGATCAGGGACGGCCAGCTGGAGCGGGGGATCGAGTGGCTGAACCGGATGAACGCCGAAATGAAGCGCGATCCGGTGAAGGCCCAGCAAGCGGCCAACCGCTACCGGATGAATTACTACGGCTACATGGGCGGCTCGGGCAATCGACAGGCTTACCCACAGGTGTTGGCAGAGATCTCGCCGCAGGTGTATGGATTGCTGGGGAACCGCAACAATAACGGCGGCCAGATGACGGAGAAGAACCGGCAGTTGCTGAAATTGTTAGGCGACACCGAAACGAACTACCCCGGCCAGACCCCGCAGAAGCCGGTGGATATCGAGGGGTTGGCCGCTTTGGCCAGCAAGGTGGAGGACCGGGTGCAGAGGATTTGTATCTACGAGCCGGCGGGGAAGACCAAGGAGGTCGAGCGCGAGATCGCGGCGATCGAGGCGGCTCCGGATGCCAAGCTCGAGGAACTCCTATTGGCATCGTACTTTTATGCGAAGAAGTCGCCTGAGAAATCCTACGCGCTGCTACTGAAGGCACGCGACTTGGGGGACAACAGTCCGTGGCGCGAGCGAGTGGAGCAGGAGCTGGTGACTACCGGCGTGGCCCTGGCCAAGGCGCAGGCGAAGGATGTGGATCTGGAGCCGGCGCGGCGGGCGGCACTGCGCATGCGCAAGTCGGTTTCCTTCAATCAGGAAATGAAGGGGCAGCTCGCCGGCTGGATGAAGGAGCTGGGCATGGAGGACGAATCGAAGCGCTTCGTGAGCGGCCCGGCCAATGGCTTCGTCAACCGCGCGATGAGGAATCGCTACGGTATCTCCCGCAGTTCCCCGAGCAGGCAAAAAACCGCTGAGGATGCCGGCCGGCTCGCGAAGGATGGCAAGCGCGAGGCCGCTGCCCGCCTGCTGCTCGCGAGCTTGCGCCAGATGGCGACCAACCCCAACGCCAGCTACGAGACGGAACGCCTGATGAGCAACGTGAAGTCGCTCAAGCTGGAGAAGGAAATGGTGCGGCTCAGCGCCCCGGTGGGTGAGGCGAGTTACAATCGTCGCCGTGATCACGCGCTGCTATTGATCTCGCTGGAGCAGAAGGCGGACGCGGAGCCACTGCTGCGCAAGCTGGCGGAAGAGAAGCCGGATGACGTGATGGTGAAGACCGCACTCTACTCGGTGCTGAAGCCGGAGGAACAGCTCAAGCAGGCGAAGGAACTGGCCAAGGGCAACTTCGACGAGGAGATGATTTCTTCCCTCTTCGCGACGTGGATGCGTGGCAATACCGCGGCCAAGAAGTTCGATGGTCTGGAGGCCATGACCGGCCTGCTTGAGAACCTGGAGCCGAGTTTCAAGAACGACCGCAACCTGTCTTGGGTGAACTACCTGATGGCCCAGCTCGTGTCCGACGACTCGATGGACGTGCAGTTGACCTCGCTCTTCAAAAAGCAGGAGGGGAATGGGGAACAATATAACAAGGAGCAGTCGCAGCGCCGGGAAGAGCTGTGCAAGCGGATGTTCCGCGCGATGGTCCGGCACCCGCAGACCGCCGAGCAGGGATTCGTGCTGCTCTCCGGGACGCGCGAGGTGCTTGGCGCGACCCCGGAGGAACTGGATGCCGCCGCATTGTCCGCGATGCGCCTGGTGATCCGCATCGAGCCGCCGCCGGTGAGCCGGCGCTACTACTCGAATCGGCGGGGCTACCTGTGGTCATGGGTGCGGGGCAATTCGTCATCCGGTGGCAATCGTCCCCAGGGGCTGATGCCCTCGGCATGGCTGGCGCAGCGGGCGACGCAGGGCAAGGTGATGGAGCCTTACGACAAGGAGTTCATCCTCGGTCTCGCGAAGGAAGGGGGCGATTGGGCGAAGACGATCGAAACCTGCGAGGCGATCGTGGCGGCACCCGGCTTGGCAAAGTTCGAGGAGTGGAAGAAAACGGCAGCCGAACGCTCCCAGCAGAGCACCGTGGAGCTGGAGTGGATTTCTCGGACGGCGGCTGCGGCGAAACGCGACGACTTGAAGGGCGCGATCGAGGACTTCATGTGTGAGGGGCTCCGCCAGGGGACCTATGATTCGCAGTCCTTCGCCCAGGAGCTCGCGCAGTCGGTGGAGGATGCGAGAGACCCAGCGGCGCGCATGGCGGCGCTGCGCCGGCTCACCACCAAAATCCTGGGGCCTGAGGAAGCGTGGCCGCTCTACGCGGAACTCCGGAATGGCGGGTACTACATGCAGGGGCCGAACCAGCGGATGAATGCCTTCCAGAACATCTGGTCGTCATTCAACGGCAATGAGGTGACGGCAGTGTGCGCCATGCGTTTCGCGGCCGGCTATGGGCTGACGGGAGGTGGATCGCTGAATTGGTACCAGATCCTCGAGAATTCGAATGGCAACGTGCCGGCGGCGTCACGGATGCTGAATGCCGGCTACTTCGCACCCGGCCCGGAGGTGGTGGCGGATCCGAAGGATGGCAATGGCAAGAGCATGCTCGACTACGGCCTGAACCGGCTGAAGCAGCGGGACGGAGCGCCGAAGCTGGGAGAGGAGCTGATGAAGGTCGAAGGGGCGGATCGCTTCTGGGCGAGAATCTTCGGTGCGATCCTCGCGAACAAACCGGAGGTCGCCTATGCCGAGCTGGATCGTGAGTCCGCTACCATCGCCAAGTGGTCGGCCGAAGCGCGCCAGGACTTGTGGGGTTTCATCGCCACGTGGCTGCCGGAGGCGCCAACGAAGGCGTCTGCATCCGTGCGCAAGCAATTGACGGAAAACCTCAAGCAGGGCGATGGCGAGGCAAAGAAGAAAGCGGAGCAGTATCTCAAGGACGGGATCCCCCAAGACGGGCGTTCTTCCTATTCTTCCGACAGTGAGATCCAGCAGCTTGTCAGCCGGCTTGTCAGCGGGAATGCGGAGTTGGCAGCCAAGCTGTGGGACAAGGCCCTGGAGCAAATGCGCGGGAGCTCGCAGGGCTGGTCTTCCAGCAGCGGCGGCTTTACGAACACGCAGGATACCTATGCCCACGCCCAGCTGATGGACCTCCTGCTCAATCGCAAGATTCCCCTGAAGGACTTGTGCGAGTTTCTTGCGGCCTTCAGCAAGCAGCCATCGGCGTCCAAGCTCGGCGAGTATGAGAGCAATTTCAGCTACTACCTGGATCGTATTTTCCAGGACGAGATCAAGCGGCGTGACGCGGAGATCAAGAAGCTCAAGCTGGCCGATGGCCTGCCGACGAGTGCGGGTCTCTACACCCTGCTCATCAAGGACACGCCCGCCGAACTCCGCGGGATCATGGGAGCGCTGGTGATCAACCGGATTCGGAACCAGAGCCCGTGGAATTATCCGAACGGCTGGCAGGAGAAGCTGTCTGCATGGACCGCCGACCTGAAGAAGACGGATCCGGTCTTCGCCAATGCCGTGAAGCTGGCCGTGCTCGCTGGCGCTGGCGATCGGCCCAACGATGCGGCCAAGGCGGATTTCAAGGCGAGCTTCGCCGCTTTCGTGGCGGAAGCGAAGATCCCCATCGAGCTGAAATTCGATACGGTGGTGGGACTTCTCTACGAACGTCCGTCCTCGCAGCTGGACGATCCGGCCTGTGCCAAGGCGATGGCGGATTTCCTGTGCAGCTACCTGACGCCGGATCGCACGTGGGCTGGCTACCAGTCGGTGCCGGCGCTGAACAACTTCGCGAGCTGGAAGAGCATTTCCAAGGAGGATGCGAAGCGCTTGCTGGATGCTTTCCAGAAGAGCCGAGTTGATTTCGCCAATGGCAGTGGCGAAGAGGACAAGGCGCACGGATTGATCACGGCGCTGAACCTGTCGCTGGCCCTGGGTGCCGGCGATGCGGAGGGGATCGCCCGAGCCGCTCGCACCGGCTCGGGAGTACGGGGTCGCCTGGATCTCGCCGTCAGACTCTGGCAGGGGGGCCTGGGAGATTCCGCCAAGATGTTGATTGCGCGGCCCGGTGAATATCATCAGGCGATGAGAGCGGTGGTGCTCGGTGAGAAGATCGAGGGACAGCAATTGCCGCCTTTCTCGAAGGAGAGCGAAGCGGCGCTGCCCGGGTGGCTCAAGGTGATCGAAGACCCCGCGCAGGGCTTCCGCGTGGAGTGCCTCATTTCCGCCCTGCCGGATGCGAAAGATGCGGCAGCTCCCTCGGTGAAACGTTCGGACCGCCTCGTGTCGCTGGCCAAGCGCTTCGCCGCGGAAGCGCCGAAGCCGCGGGTCTCGCGCTTGGAATCGCTCGCCGCGCTGGCCGTGGAGCCAGCCTGCGCCAGCATCCTCGACTCAGAGATCGAAGCGGTGACCCGCGGCACCGACCTCGGTGCCTTGGTGATGACGACCACCCATTCGAACTACAATGGTGGCCCGATCGACCGTGAGGAACAGGCGGTGATGGAGATTCTCCTGCGTCGCAGCATCCAAGCCCAGCTGGAGCAATCGGGCGATGCCTCGCGCCTGATCAAGCAGGTGGAGTCGATCCAGGTGATTTCCGGCGGAAACAACGAGTACTACGCCGGGCAGCAGATGGATCGCTTCTTCGATCCCCAGGCCACGCTGCTGATCCGTCGCATCTATGAGCTGGAGGGAGACAAGAAGAAGGCCGCCGCGGCGCAGGCGCTGAAGCTGTGCGAGGTGCTGCTCGGCTTCGACCAGCGGGATATGCAGCGCGATGCGATCGCGCTCGGGATCATGTCGCAGCTTGCGGGCGGTGATGGCTCGGCCTTTGATCGCTGGCTGGACGGGCTTCCCCCGGACACGCGCAAGCGCTACGACCAAGTCCGCAAGCAGCACTCGCTGGCCCAGGCGTTTCCGACCATCCACGAGCCCCCTCTCACCGATGCGGCGTACGAGAAGCCGCGCCGGGACCTTCTCGCCGCGATGCTGACCGACCCCGCGACCCTGAAGCGCGAGATCACTCACCCGACGGTGCTGTCCGGACTGCTGGACTCCAAGGCGTTCACCCGCGAGGACATCTTCGCGGTGGTGGACGCTCTTCCCGCGGATCACCCGATGAAGGCGAAATTCCTGACGGAAAAGGCC